A genomic region of Papaver somniferum cultivar HN1 chromosome 7, ASM357369v1, whole genome shotgun sequence contains the following coding sequences:
- the LOC113296603 gene encoding uncharacterized protein LOC113296603 — protein MESVLGKLISPFQAVYVRNRHIHDNVVIAHELVHSKKRMKDRCGAMGLKHDMSKTFDRVECPSRDPRQGDPLSPCLFSVWSLSPGKFFMQKPLTLFAASSSAKSPKRWSSNDSFNHLLNHFYKKVANWKGKQLIQAGSPRGTFGGEKKSPGGIYMNHWNKICTSKPSGGSGFRNLKQFNVALLSKAAWRLTDSPNELWVRILKFRNGKDIHAFTDKWIENASAPLCKHHPNPNLVVAKRLKMDGSINDKC, from the exons ATGGAATCTGTGCTAGGAAAATTAATCTCTCCATTTCAAGCTGTATATGTCCGTAACAGACATATACATGATAATGTAGTGATTGCCCATGAGCTGGTTCATTCTAAGAAAAGAATGAAAGATAGGTGTGGAGCTATGGGTCTGAAACACGACATGTCAAAGACTTTTGATAGAGTTGAGTG CCCCTCTAGAGATCCCAGGCAAGGAGATCCTCTATCTCCTTGTTTATTCTCTGTATGGAGTCTTTCTCCAGGTAAATTCTTCATGCAGAAGCCTCTCACCTTATTCGCGGCATCAAGTTCTGCAAAGAGTCCCAAGCGTTG GTCAAGCAATGATTCTTTCAATCATCTTCTGAATCATTTTTATAAGAAAGTGGCAAATTGGAAAGGGAAACAGCTCATCCAAGCTGGTAG TCCCAGAGggacttttggtggggaaaaaAAGTCTCCTGGTGGCATTTACATGAACCACTGGAATAAGATTTGCACTAGCAAACCTTCTGGTGGCTCAGGGTTCAGAAATCTTAAGCAATTCAATGTTGCTTTATTATCTAAAGCTGCTTGGAGGCTTACTGATTCTCCAAATGAGCTTTGGGTTAGAATTCTTAAAT TTAGAAATGGCAAAGATATTCATGCATTTACTGACAAATGGATTGAGAATGCCTCTGCTCCTTTATGCAAGCATCATCCCAACCCCAATCTTGTcgttgctaagaggttgaaaatggATGGTTCCATCAATGATAaatgctaa
- the LOC113293806 gene encoding non-specific lipid-transfer protein A-like, which yields MMKVYVCVVVVLAMVQLMVEPSQAFTCSDVDKSLVQCMPYLVGSAPQPVTACCDGVKQIKGMATTTDEKRQACGCVKDAANKYQNIKEDAASGLPTKCGVPLSYPISKNIDCNTIN from the exons ATGATGAAGGTATATGTTTGTGTTGTTGTGGTTCTAGCCATGGTTCAATTGATGGTTGAACCAAGCCAAGCCTTTACCTGCTCCGATGTTGATAAGTCCCTTGTGCAATGCATGCCATACTTGGTGGGCAGTGCCCCTCAGCCAGTTACAGCTTGTTGTGACGGAGTTAAGCAAATCAAAGGGATGGCAACTACCACTGATGAAAAGCGCCAAGCTTGCGGCTGTGTTAAAGATGCAGCTAATAAGTACCAGAACATTAAGGAAGATGCAGCCAGTGGACTCCCTACCAAATGCGGTGTTCCACTCTCTTACCCTATCTCCAAAAACATTGATTGCAACAC AATCAATTAA